A single genomic interval of Prochlorococcus marinus XMU1406 harbors:
- the pds gene encoding 15-cis-phytoene desaturase: MRVVIAGAGLAGLSCAKYLVDKGHIPIVLEARDVLGGKVAAWKDEDGDWYETGLHIFFGAYPNMLQLFKELDIEERLQWKSHSMIFNQPSEPGTYSRFDFPDIPAPINGVSAILRNNDMLSWNEKILFGLGLVPAMLRGQKYLEKCDTKSWTDWLKEHNIPERVNDEVFIAMSKALNFIGPDEISSTVLLTALNRFLQEKNGSKMAFLDGAPPERLCQPMVDYITARGGEVHMNSPLRQINLNEDSTVKSFTIASLDNNEKKELIADAYVSAMPVDLFKLMIPKQWKGLDAFSKLDGLNGVPVINIHLWFDKKLTDIDHLLFSRSPLLSVYADMSITCKEYEDPNRSMLELVFAPAKDWINRSDQDIVDATMEELKKLFPSHFMGDDKTKLRKYKVVKTPRSVYKAVPGCQDFRPSQKSPIKNFFLAGDYTMQKYLASMEGAVLSGKLCAESINNENSKTPQNVS; the protein is encoded by the coding sequence ATGCGTGTTGTAATTGCTGGTGCTGGTTTAGCGGGTCTTTCCTGTGCAAAATATTTAGTTGATAAAGGACACATTCCCATTGTACTGGAAGCGAGAGATGTTCTAGGGGGCAAAGTTGCCGCATGGAAAGATGAAGATGGAGATTGGTATGAAACTGGTTTGCATATATTTTTTGGAGCCTACCCTAATATGTTACAACTTTTCAAGGAATTAGATATTGAAGAAAGACTGCAATGGAAAAGTCATTCAATGATTTTTAATCAGCCATCAGAGCCTGGAACTTATAGTAGATTTGACTTTCCAGATATACCTGCTCCTATAAATGGAGTTTCAGCAATACTTAGAAACAACGATATGCTTTCATGGAACGAAAAAATCCTGTTTGGATTAGGTTTAGTGCCTGCAATGTTGAGAGGCCAAAAGTACCTAGAAAAATGTGATACGAAATCATGGACTGATTGGCTAAAAGAACACAATATCCCAGAAAGAGTTAACGATGAAGTTTTCATAGCAATGAGTAAAGCTTTAAATTTCATTGGGCCGGATGAAATATCATCTACAGTCTTATTAACTGCATTAAACAGATTTTTGCAAGAAAAAAATGGTTCCAAAATGGCATTCCTTGATGGAGCTCCTCCAGAAAGACTTTGCCAACCAATGGTTGATTATATTACTGCTCGTGGCGGAGAAGTTCATATGAACAGTCCATTGAGGCAAATCAATCTTAATGAAGACAGCACTGTTAAAAGCTTTACAATTGCCTCCTTAGATAACAATGAAAAGAAAGAACTAATTGCCGATGCTTATGTAAGTGCAATGCCTGTAGATCTCTTTAAATTAATGATCCCTAAACAATGGAAAGGTTTAGATGCTTTTTCTAAATTAGATGGCTTAAATGGTGTGCCAGTCATTAATATTCATTTGTGGTTTGACAAAAAATTAACAGACATTGACCATCTACTATTTAGCAGATCTCCACTGCTTAGTGTTTATGCAGATATGAGTATTACATGCAAAGAATACGAAGATCCAAATAGATCAATGCTTGAATTAGTTTTCGCACCAGCTAAAGATTGGATAAATAGAAGTGATCAAGACATTGTTGATGCAACTATGGAAGAACTGAAAAAATTATTCCCATCACATTTCATGGGTGACGATAAGACAAAATTAAGAAAATATAAAGTAGTTAAAACTCCAAGATCTGTCTACAAGGCAGTTCCTGGATGCCAAGATTTCAGACCTAGCCAAAAATCTCCCATAAAAAACTTTTTCTTAGCTGGAGATTATACAATGCAAAAATATTTAGCATCTATGGAAGGAGCTGTTTTAAGTGGTAAATTATGCGCGGAATCAATCAATAATGAGAATTCCAAAACCCCTCAAAATGTTTCTTAA
- the ndhM gene encoding NAD(P)H-quinone oxidoreductase subunit M translates to MEKMLLKSTTRHVRIFTAEVVDKELQFHPNKLTLDLDPDNEFIWNEDSLNKINEKFNELIKERAGNDLDDYELRKIGSEIEGLIKFLLQNGQLSYNPDCRVMNYSMGLPKTNEVL, encoded by the coding sequence ATGGAAAAAATGCTTTTAAAATCGACTACTAGACACGTAAGAATTTTTACTGCTGAAGTAGTTGATAAGGAATTACAATTTCATCCAAACAAATTAACTCTTGACTTGGATCCCGATAACGAATTTATTTGGAACGAAGACTCTCTAAACAAAATAAATGAAAAATTCAATGAGTTAATTAAAGAGAGGGCAGGAAATGATTTAGATGATTATGAACTTCGAAAAATAGGTTCAGAAATCGAAGGTTTAATCAAATTTCTGCTTCAAAATGGTCAGCTTAGTTATAACCCTGATTGTAGAGTTATGAATTATTCAATGGGGTTGCCAAAGACGAATGAAGTGCTGTGA
- a CDS encoding DUF3172 domain-containing protein, giving the protein MNRSSSNRRPRRGSNRSYYPPNSREMDSYGQRNGRLPASSEQKINFSTGTIAVLAGVLILGVGIGSAITSTTDGGQGNIASQQQLDMAVPDPEFCRQWGASAFVIDVEMYTTLNPSTSFVTQPALQPGCVIRRENWTVLQKQGAISNEDVRECKQRMNTFAYIGSIRDKPIVKCVYQTDVNENKFIIKGDGQAEDGGVGINKEAIQF; this is encoded by the coding sequence GTGAATAGATCATCCTCAAATAGAAGGCCAAGGAGAGGCTCAAATAGAAGTTATTACCCTCCAAATTCAAGAGAAATGGATTCGTATGGCCAGAGAAATGGTAGATTACCTGCTTCTTCTGAACAAAAGATCAACTTCAGTACAGGAACCATTGCCGTGCTTGCTGGAGTACTGATTTTAGGAGTTGGTATTGGGAGCGCTATTACAAGTACAACAGATGGTGGACAGGGAAACATAGCTAGTCAGCAACAATTAGATATGGCTGTTCCAGACCCTGAATTTTGCAGACAATGGGGAGCTAGTGCTTTTGTAATTGACGTTGAAATGTATACAACTTTGAATCCATCCACTAGTTTTGTAACACAACCAGCTCTTCAGCCTGGTTGTGTGATTAGAAGAGAGAATTGGACAGTTTTACAAAAACAGGGCGCAATTAGTAATGAAGATGTAAGAGAATGTAAGCAAAGGATGAATACTTTTGCTTATATTGGATCCATAAGAGACAAGCCAATAGTTAAGTGCGTTTATCAAACTGATGTAAATGAAAATAAATTTATAATCAAAGGCGATGGACAAGCCGAAGATGGAGGAGTAGGTATTAATAAAGAAGCAATTCAGTTTTGA